The DNA segment GAAAACTTTGCCTGTATCTTTGTTCATTAAGGCGATGTCATGTAAATAACGGTCATCATCATTGTTTTTAAATTTGAACTCCAATATCGCAATTAGATACACCTCATTAAGTTGTTTTATATCCCAATTGGATGCTCCTTTAGGAAGCTGCTCACTAATTAATCTGGATAAATAATAAATGCAACGGTCATGAAAAGATTCTTGCTCTCTGCGTTGCATTTCAATAATAAACTGATCACCATCTTTTCCCGTACACATCAGATCAAAAAAGACTTTCTTATACTCATCAGTGTTTCCAGCATATTCTGTTGGACTAAAAACCAAATCCACGATTTCCTTTTTTCCAGCAAAAATGGCATTCAGAAAAGCAATCATAATTTCTTTATTGGGCTCACTCCCTAAAAGATGTTTAAAACCAAAATCCGTAAGCGGGTCAATGAATAGGGATGTAGGGCCAGAAGTTATAGCAGGACGTTTCATAGGCTAAATTATGCATTACGCACAACAAAAACAAATTTTAAAGAAAATATTTATCCTAAAAATAAATAAAATATTAATTATAATTTAAAAACCTCCGGCTTATTCCTTATACTTATTGATTTTCACAGATATTGATCAGGTTACCGAAAATAAACCTACTTTTGTATCGATCAATACAAAAGTAAAAATATGAAAGGAAGACCCATACTATTTGAGAGCGAAAATGCAGTAGAAAGTGCACAAGGACTCTTTTGGGAAAAAGGTTATACGGCCAGTTCCCTCTCCGATCTCCTGACTGCCACCGGCATGGGCAGCGGTAGCTTTTACAACACATTCAAGGGCGGTAAAAAAGAGCTGTTTAAAAAAGCCCTGCTGCAACGAAGAGCAGCATTCAACAAGTTTAAGGAAGAACTAGATAAACAGGAGTCACCAATTGAATTGATCAAAGATTTCTTCAGAAGTACGGCAACAACCGATATTTCCGGGCATCTTAAAGGTTGTATCATTGCCAATACCATCGTAGAAATGACCTTTCTAGAGCAGGATCTTTTAGAAGAAGCAACAGCCATTATGAAAGATACGGAAACGATGTATACCGCAGCTATAAAAAAAGGGCAGGAAGATGGTTTGATCAAAAACCAAACCGATCCAGCGATACTGGGTAGATATCTCATCACATTTTGGGCTGGACTCAATGTACTAAGGAGAATTTATCCTGAGCCTGAAATATTGCTTGAACAGATTGAACTTCAACTCAAAGTGATCAGCTGAGCCAGCTCGGCTTCCGATAATTTTCAGACAAAAATCAGATACATTCCAATGAATTTAAATTTAGAATCGAAGACCGCTTTTATCAGTGGTTCTACGCAGGGCATCGGCTTTGCCATCGCAAAACAATTATTAACAGAAGGATCAAACGTAATTATTAACGGGCGTTCCCAGGAAAAAATAGACAAAGCTATTGAAAAGCTGAAACAAGTTTCAGATAAAGCTTGGGTTTCGGGGATTGCAGCAGACTTTTCGAAGCCCGGTGAAGTTCAGGATCTGATTGCTGCTTTGCCGGATATCGATATCCTGATCAATAATGTAGGGGTTTTTGAACTCAAAAGCTTTGAATCCATTACAGACGCCGACTGGATGAGCTTTTTCGAAATAAATGTCATGAGCGGTGTGCGATTGTCGAGGGCCCTATTGCCCAAAATGCGCTTACGCGGCTGGGGAAGAGTGATCTTCATCAGCAGTGAATCCGGGATTAACATCCCAGAAAATATGATTCATTATGGAATGACCAAAACAGCGATGGTTGCCATAGCCAATGGGCTCGCCAAGCTAACCAAAGGCACACAGGTGACTGTAAACTCCATATTAGGGGGGCCAACCTATTCAGATGGTGTTGCCAATGCCATAGCAGATATTGCAACTTCGCAAAATCAAGATGTGGAAAGCCTGAAATCTTATATATCCGGTACCACAAATCCGACTTCCCTCCTGCAACGTTTTATAGAGCCGGAGGAAATTGCTAACCTGGTCACTTATCTCTCAAGTCCTCGCTCCCTGGCAACTAATGGAGCCAGCTTACGGGCGGATGGCGGTGTGTTGAACACAATTTAGCAGGTAGGAAGAGGCGCCGGTAAACCCACCATTGTTGCTCACAATGGTGGGTAAAGGACTTACACTGATCACAACCAAAGATGCTGCCATTGGCTTTGAATTGTATTTTGATGTAAACCAGGGACGTTAAATGTAAACCAACGGCTAAATATTTGAGAAAACACCTCGCATGATCAGCGATTAATTGAGGTTTTGCAACGGATTCTTTATAGGATGCGCTTCTAAAAACGCGTTAAAAGAAATGTCAGGATAGGCAACAGCAGCTTCCTGAGCGATCCGACTAAATGTGCCATAACTAAAGGGGTCTATTTGGTCATAGCGCCATGCTTTCTCCTTTAAAGCATAGGGCATCAGCCAGGCAATAGCTGTTTTAATGCCTTTGCCATCATAAGTTTGCTCATGCCAAAGATCAATGTTTATCCGCTTGGCCATTATCGCCAGCTTACACCAGCCCAAAAGGTTCATATTGGAATATCCCCATGAATTGGTGCGTACCAGTTCTAAAGGCTGTAAACCATCGGTCGTAAATTGCTGATCGATCCTCAAAATGGTAGATGTTTTCAGCGTCCGGGCGGCTAAGGCCTCATTACCGGTAAACAGCGCATAATTCACCACCTGTAAATCATAATAAGTACCATGATTATTAATCTGGGCGCGTTCTGATTTGCCATTTTTACTGGTTTGCAGCCAGTTTAAATATTGCTTATACCAATGTTTTATGCCCTTCACTAAACCGGAGTTTATATTTTTACTGGATTGAAGAATAGCCAGCATATCCGGAATGCTGGTTAAGCCGGCGGTTTCAATAATGCCAATACCCCGTCCGTCATTAAGCCCCGGAATATACTGCGCATAATTTAAGTTAGGATTCATACGGGTATCCGAGGCAATAAACCAGACTTCCAGTAAACTTTTAACTTTTTCTGCATATTTCTCGTTGCCGGTAAAGTAATATGCCAAGGTTAATTGCCGTACATGATGGCACATTTTACCCATTTGACTTCCATCATGCAATAAATAGATCTCAGGATTACGGAGACCATCTTTACGGATGTAAGGCCTGCCCTCTTTTTTTGAGGGGTCTGCCCACCAATAAGGTGCCTGACTAATGTAATCATGCTTATTACCACTTGAAGCTAGTTTGGTTTTATGAAAGGTAACAGAGTAAGGCCCGGTGGCGAGTAAACTATCGGCGTTGACGATCAACTCATTAACCTGTGTTACCATAGTCGCATCCTTGCGTTGATATTGCTGTTTACAATTCAGCAATGTTTGCTCATCAAGCAGTATAAAAACAGTTTTATTGGTTTTACGCTGAGCAAAACCGGTGAAACTTAAGAATAAGAGTGTAGATAAAATGGCAAGTTTATAGCTCATAGTATTGCTTGATGCAATGTGCCGATAAGCTTTTATCGATTAATCATTCAAATCTGCAAAATACTCAACCATATTGTCGTTTTTTAACTGGTATAAACACCTTGTTATTCATTTATCAATTGCTGAATCTTCGTCAAATCAACCGTATGTCCCGGCTTAAATGCTGCTCCGTTCATGTATTGCTCCAGGCTGTAGCGCAGTTGGCGGGCTTCCGGACGATTGTCCTGATCAGTCAGCAGGTCGATAGCAGAAACCAGTAATTTACCTTTTCCTACATTACATTCAAACACCAAACCCAGCGGACGCGCCGTTACCCAGTCGTCGATAACCCTTACAATTGGTTTTATGTCTTTTCCTATAGCGCTAAGCATAATTGCATTTGAATGTGTCATTGCGTCCCACCATTGCCAATTGGAATGGTACTGCGTAGGAAACTCCGCCAATGCAGGATGTTTAGGATCACATAAGATCCCCATCGTTGTTGGAGGCTGACTTTTAGTCCATGCCGTATTCCAGAATATCGTAGAAAATCCGATTTTAATATCCCCTCCCATTTCTGGCTTAACCGATCCTTTTTTTAGCGTGAGTAATACCTTGCCTCCCTGATTTAACGTTTCAATCGCTTTAGCATCTAATGCCTGGGTGATCATGATCTCTTTGGGAGTTTCTGAATGTTCCTTTGGATAAACAAAGATGTCCCATGTATTGGTATGGTTTAATATCGTTGCCTTTAAAATGACACGCTGTGCTTTTTTAATGGCTCCGAGCGACTGCCGGATGGTTCCTAGTTTTATCGCATTTCCCATCGCAATCGCCTCATTCTTAAAGCTTCCATTAAATAATCTGATTCCACTTTCAGACTCGACGCTCCAGCTTACGACCTCTTTTATAGGCGCATCACTAAAGTTGGCGATTTCCAATGGCACATTTAATTCTTCATTGTTGGTATAGATCATCTTCGGCAGCCTTGCCAGAAGTACTACAGGCGCACAAAACCGGCGATATTCTGCAGCATTAATATAAGGTTTCGGCTCCCAGAACGGATCTAATACCCCTACTAATGCTGTTCCCTGGCCAGGGAAATCATTTAAACCCAACAGCTGAAAACCAGCAAATCCGGGAGTACGCAATGCTGCTTCAATATCCGCCTTATAACACAGTGCCTGCAACTTTCCTGAAGCCATAAAAAAGCTATCAGCCAACATAGAAAGGCCATTTTCCTGCAATTTATCTCTGAAGATCTCGAAGTTCTTTGGCTTCAGGACCCCATCGTATTTTTTGATTTCCCTGAAATTCGGATATACACACCACTGACCGATTTCATGACTAACCGTAGGCTGTTTCCAGTTGGAGATCATCTTAGCAAAATCATAATCTGACCGCGGTGCTTCCTTATTGATAATGCTCGTCAGGCCCTGTCCCCAGCCCTGAATTCTTGGTTCTGGCATATTGTTATAATCACTAACGTCATTTTGTGGCCAGCCTGCAGCAGTGGTATACATTCTCCTCGAATCTTTTGCCTTCCAGTAATTGACAAAATCAACAAGATATTTGACCATATCTTTTCCTCCGGGCTCATTTCCATAAGTCATCATTACAAAAGAGGGATGGTTGCCATAGGCTTTAACCATTTTTTCGCTTTCCTCATAGATGTATTTATCTAAAGGTAAGCCATCACCAATTGAAGCGCCATTCCCGCCATTTGCCCAGGCGGCGGATTCGACCTGCAAAAACAGACCAAGGCGGTCGGCCGCAGTAAAAGCGGCTTCCGGCGGGCACCAGGAGTGAAATCTGATATGGTTTAATCCGTGGGCCTTTGCCGTACTAAAGATCTTCATCCAGCTGGCTACATCGGTTGGAGGATAACCGGTTTTAGGAAAAGAAGCACAATCCAGGGCACCACGCAAAAAGGTTAGCTTGCCATTGATGGTAAACTGCGTGCCTTTAGCTTTGAATTCGCGCATTCCAAAGGAGATGCTTTTACGGTCTGATTCTCCCTGTTTTTGCGGATCAAGACTGACCTGCATTTTATATAAGTTGGGATGAAACTCATTCCATAGCAATGGATCATCTCCCATGGAATAGACCATTTCGATCGCATTTTCCTTTTCAGAAAGCAGTAATTTCCGGCTTAAAGATTTTCCTTTTGCTGCCCCCTTTTTGTCAAGGATGGCCGATAAGCTTAAAGAGACTTCTTTAGGAGTACCTGTTGTATTGTTCAACTGAACCTTTACAAGCACTTGTTTATTTTTAATGTCGGGATAAAGCTGTACATCAGAAATAAAGACTTTTGACCTGGCTTTGAGACTCAGCTCTCCCACCATTCCGTTCCAGTTGGTCTGGGTATGATCACTCACACTATGGGCGTTTTCCCCCATGTTAAAGCTCTTTATCCTGTTGTCTACCCTAATTGTTAA comes from the Pedobacter sp. FW305-3-2-15-E-R2A2 genome and includes:
- a CDS encoding Rpn family recombination-promoting nuclease/putative transposase, yielding MKRPAITSGPTSLFIDPLTDFGFKHLLGSEPNKEIMIAFLNAIFAGKKEIVDLVFSPTEYAGNTDEYKKVFFDLMCTGKDGDQFIIEMQRREQESFHDRCIYYLSRLISEQLPKGASNWDIKQLNEVYLIAILEFKFKNNDDDRYLHDIALMNKDTGKVFYDRLGFKFLELPNFGKEVHELKSDLDKWFYILKNMSQM
- a CDS encoding TetR/AcrR family transcriptional regulator, encoding MKGRPILFESENAVESAQGLFWEKGYTASSLSDLLTATGMGSGSFYNTFKGGKKELFKKALLQRRAAFNKFKEELDKQESPIELIKDFFRSTATTDISGHLKGCIIANTIVEMTFLEQDLLEEATAIMKDTETMYTAAIKKGQEDGLIKNQTDPAILGRYLITFWAGLNVLRRIYPEPEILLEQIELQLKVIS
- a CDS encoding SDR family oxidoreductase; protein product: MNLNLESKTAFISGSTQGIGFAIAKQLLTEGSNVIINGRSQEKIDKAIEKLKQVSDKAWVSGIAADFSKPGEVQDLIAALPDIDILINNVGVFELKSFESITDADWMSFFEINVMSGVRLSRALLPKMRLRGWGRVIFISSESGINIPENMIHYGMTKTAMVAIANGLAKLTKGTQVTVNSILGGPTYSDGVANAIADIATSQNQDVESLKSYISGTTNPTSLLQRFIEPEEIANLVTYLSSPRSLATNGASLRADGGVLNTI
- a CDS encoding alginate lyase family protein, which produces MSYKLAILSTLLFLSFTGFAQRKTNKTVFILLDEQTLLNCKQQYQRKDATMVTQVNELIVNADSLLATGPYSVTFHKTKLASSGNKHDYISQAPYWWADPSKKEGRPYIRKDGLRNPEIYLLHDGSQMGKMCHHVRQLTLAYYFTGNEKYAEKVKSLLEVWFIASDTRMNPNLNYAQYIPGLNDGRGIGIIETAGLTSIPDMLAILQSSKNINSGLVKGIKHWYKQYLNWLQTSKNGKSERAQINNHGTYYDLQVVNYALFTGNEALAARTLKTSTILRIDQQFTTDGLQPLELVRTNSWGYSNMNLLGWCKLAIMAKRINIDLWHEQTYDGKGIKTAIAWLMPYALKEKAWRYDQIDPFSYGTFSRIAQEAAVAYPDISFNAFLEAHPIKNPLQNLN
- a CDS encoding sugar-binding domain-containing protein, whose product is MKKFLAQLIQSLLIGALFVFTAAAQYKNDSHINLSGIWAFQIDSLDQGIADKWYNLQLKEQIKLPGSMTTNGKGNEITVNTPWTGEILDKSWFTKSEYAKYRQPGNVKIPFWLQPEKYYKGAAWYQKTVNIPGSWKNKSIQLFIERSHWETTVWLDDVQIGMENSLGTAQIFEIGSQLQAGKHRLTIRVDNRIKSFNMGENAHSVSDHTQTNWNGMVGELSLKARSKVFISDVQLYPDIKNKQVLVKVQLNNTTGTPKEVSLSLSAILDKKGAAKGKSLSRKLLLSEKENAIEMVYSMGDDPLLWNEFHPNLYKMQVSLDPQKQGESDRKSISFGMREFKAKGTQFTINGKLTFLRGALDCASFPKTGYPPTDVASWMKIFSTAKAHGLNHIRFHSWCPPEAAFTAADRLGLFLQVESAAWANGGNGASIGDGLPLDKYIYEESEKMVKAYGNHPSFVMMTYGNEPGGKDMVKYLVDFVNYWKAKDSRRMYTTAAGWPQNDVSDYNNMPEPRIQGWGQGLTSIINKEAPRSDYDFAKMISNWKQPTVSHEIGQWCVYPNFREIKKYDGVLKPKNFEIFRDKLQENGLSMLADSFFMASGKLQALCYKADIEAALRTPGFAGFQLLGLNDFPGQGTALVGVLDPFWEPKPYINAAEYRRFCAPVVLLARLPKMIYTNNEELNVPLEIANFSDAPIKEVVSWSVESESGIRLFNGSFKNEAIAMGNAIKLGTIRQSLGAIKKAQRVILKATILNHTNTWDIFVYPKEHSETPKEIMITQALDAKAIETLNQGGKVLLTLKKGSVKPEMGGDIKIGFSTIFWNTAWTKSQPPTTMGILCDPKHPALAEFPTQYHSNWQWWDAMTHSNAIMLSAIGKDIKPIVRVIDDWVTARPLGLVFECNVGKGKLLVSAIDLLTDQDNRPEARQLRYSLEQYMNGAAFKPGHTVDLTKIQQLINE